One window of Equus asinus isolate D_3611 breed Donkey chromosome 7, EquAss-T2T_v2, whole genome shotgun sequence genomic DNA carries:
- the AMN gene encoding protein amnionless isoform X1 gives MGALGRALLWLQLCALTRAAYKFWVPNTDFDAATNWSQNRTPCAGAAVRFPADKMVSVLVREGHSISDMLLPLDGEFVLASGARFSAPDASSDSDCSAGAPALFLDPDRFSWHDPSVWRSGHAARGLFSVDSERVPCRHDDVVFPSDASFRVGLGLGARTVRVRSVWALGQTFTRDEDLAAFLASRAGRLRFHGPGALSVGSEACTDPSGCVCGNAEVQPWICEALLQPLGGHCPPAACHDALRPEGQCCDLCGAIVLLTHGPAFDLDRYRARLLDSFLALPQYQGLQMAVSKVPRTPQSREATGAEADTEIQVVLAETGTETGGAGRLARALLADVAEHGEALGVLSATARESGAPVGDGSAAAQGGPAPRAALAGGVVAALLLLLALLAGALLLRRAGRLRWRRRDEAAPAPAGAPLGFDNPVFDVAGSAEQVRGRAWLGPLRGRAQRPTPSDSAPPQPPAPQADARSTSRSYFVNPLFEAEA, from the exons ATGGGCGCGCTGGGCCGGGCCCTGCTGTGGCTGCAGCTCTGCG CGCTGACCCGGGCCGCCTACAAATTCTGGGTCCCCAACACCGACTTCGACGCCGCCACCAACTGGAGCCAGAACCGGACCCCGTGCGCGGGCGCCGCCGTCAGGTTCCCCGCGGACAAG ATGGTGTCAGTCCTGGTGCGAGAAGGTCACAGCATCTCGGACATG CTCCTACCGCTGGATGGGGAATTCGTCCTGGCCTCAGGAGCCAGATTCAGCGCCCCAGACGCCAGCTCGGACTCTGACTGCAGCGCAG GCGCCCCCGCGCTCTTCCTCGACCCTGACCGCTTCTCGTGGCACGACCCGAGCGTCTGGCGCTCCGGGCACGCGGCGCGCGGGCTCTTCTCCGTGGACTCCGAGCGCGTGCCCTGCCGTCACGACGACGTCGTCTTCCCGTCCGACGCCTCCTTCCGTGTGGGCCTCGGCCTCGGCGCCCGGACCGTGCGCGTCCGCAGCGTCTGGGCGCTGGGCCAG ACGTTCACGCGCGACGAGGACCTGGCCGCTTTCCTGGCGTCCCGCGCCGGCCGCCTGCGCTTCCACGGGCCGGGCGCGCTGAGCGTGGGCTCCGAGGCCTGCACCGACCCGTCGGGCTGCGTCTGCGGCAACGCCGAG GTGCAGCCGTGGATCTGCGAggccctgctccagcccctgggcGGCCACTGCCCCCCTGCCGCCTGCCACGACGCCCTCCGACCGGAGGGACAGTGCTGCGACCTCTGCG GAGCCATCGTGTTGCTGACCCACGGCCCCGCCTTTGACCTGGACCGGTACCGGGCGCGGCTGCTGGACTCCTTCCTGGCCCTG CCCCAGTACCAGGGGCTGCAAATGGCGGTGTCCAAGGTGCCGCGCACGCCCCAGTCCCGCGAGGCCACGGGCGCGGAGGCGGACACGGAGATCCAGGTGGTGCTGGCGGAAACCGGGACCGAGACGGGAGGCGCGGGGCGGCTGGCCCGGGCCCTTCTGGCGGACGTCGCCGAGCACG GCGAGGCCCTCGGGGTCCTGTCGGCGACGGCCCGGGAGTCGGGTGCGCCTGTCGGGGACGGCTCGGCGGCGGCGCAGGGTGGCCCGGCGCCGCGCGCGGCGCTGGCGGGCGGAGTAGTGGCCGCCCTGCTCCTGTTGCTGGCGCTGCTGGCGGGGGCGCTGCTGTTGCGCCGCGCCGGGAGGCTCAG GTGGAGAAGGCGCGACGAGGCGGCTCCCGCGCCGGCCGGGGCGCCCCTGGGCTTCGACAACCCGGTGTTCGATGTGGCGGGCTCTGCGGAGCAGGTGAGGGGGCGGGCGTGGTTGGGGCCTCTCCGAGGCAGGGCTCAGCGCCCGACGCCTTCTGACTCCGCGCCCCCGCAGCCCCCCGCCCCGCAGGCAGACGCTAGGAGCACCAGCCGCAGCTATTTTGTTAACCCGCTGTTCGAGGCCGAGGCTTGA
- the AMN gene encoding protein amnionless isoform X2 yields MGALGRALLWLQLCALTRAAYKFWVPNTDFDAATNWSQNRTPCAGAAVRFPADKMVSVLVREGHSISDMLLPLDGEFVLASGARFSAPDASSDSDCSAGAPALFLDPDRFSWHDPSVWRSGHAARGLFSVDSERVPCRHDDVVFPSDASFRVGLGLGARTVRVRSVWALGQTFTRDEDLAAFLASRAGRLRFHGPGALSVGSEACTDPSGCVCGNAEVQPWICEALLQPLGGHCPPAACHDALRPEGQCCDLCGAIVLLTHGPAFDLDRYRARLLDSFLALPQYQGLQMAVSKVPRTPQSREATGAEADTEIQVVLAETGTETGGAGRLARALLADVAEHGEALGVLSATARESGAPVGDGSAAAQGGPAPRAALAGGVVAALLLLLALLAGALLLRRAGRLRWRRRDEAAPAPAGAPLGFDNPVFDVAGSAEQPPAPQADARSTSRSYFVNPLFEAEA; encoded by the exons ATGGGCGCGCTGGGCCGGGCCCTGCTGTGGCTGCAGCTCTGCG CGCTGACCCGGGCCGCCTACAAATTCTGGGTCCCCAACACCGACTTCGACGCCGCCACCAACTGGAGCCAGAACCGGACCCCGTGCGCGGGCGCCGCCGTCAGGTTCCCCGCGGACAAG ATGGTGTCAGTCCTGGTGCGAGAAGGTCACAGCATCTCGGACATG CTCCTACCGCTGGATGGGGAATTCGTCCTGGCCTCAGGAGCCAGATTCAGCGCCCCAGACGCCAGCTCGGACTCTGACTGCAGCGCAG GCGCCCCCGCGCTCTTCCTCGACCCTGACCGCTTCTCGTGGCACGACCCGAGCGTCTGGCGCTCCGGGCACGCGGCGCGCGGGCTCTTCTCCGTGGACTCCGAGCGCGTGCCCTGCCGTCACGACGACGTCGTCTTCCCGTCCGACGCCTCCTTCCGTGTGGGCCTCGGCCTCGGCGCCCGGACCGTGCGCGTCCGCAGCGTCTGGGCGCTGGGCCAG ACGTTCACGCGCGACGAGGACCTGGCCGCTTTCCTGGCGTCCCGCGCCGGCCGCCTGCGCTTCCACGGGCCGGGCGCGCTGAGCGTGGGCTCCGAGGCCTGCACCGACCCGTCGGGCTGCGTCTGCGGCAACGCCGAG GTGCAGCCGTGGATCTGCGAggccctgctccagcccctgggcGGCCACTGCCCCCCTGCCGCCTGCCACGACGCCCTCCGACCGGAGGGACAGTGCTGCGACCTCTGCG GAGCCATCGTGTTGCTGACCCACGGCCCCGCCTTTGACCTGGACCGGTACCGGGCGCGGCTGCTGGACTCCTTCCTGGCCCTG CCCCAGTACCAGGGGCTGCAAATGGCGGTGTCCAAGGTGCCGCGCACGCCCCAGTCCCGCGAGGCCACGGGCGCGGAGGCGGACACGGAGATCCAGGTGGTGCTGGCGGAAACCGGGACCGAGACGGGAGGCGCGGGGCGGCTGGCCCGGGCCCTTCTGGCGGACGTCGCCGAGCACG GCGAGGCCCTCGGGGTCCTGTCGGCGACGGCCCGGGAGTCGGGTGCGCCTGTCGGGGACGGCTCGGCGGCGGCGCAGGGTGGCCCGGCGCCGCGCGCGGCGCTGGCGGGCGGAGTAGTGGCCGCCCTGCTCCTGTTGCTGGCGCTGCTGGCGGGGGCGCTGCTGTTGCGCCGCGCCGGGAGGCTCAG GTGGAGAAGGCGCGACGAGGCGGCTCCCGCGCCGGCCGGGGCGCCCCTGGGCTTCGACAACCCGGTGTTCGATGTGGCGGGCTCTGCGGAGCAG CCCCCCGCCCCGCAGGCAGACGCTAGGAGCACCAGCCGCAGCTATTTTGTTAACCCGCTGTTCGAGGCCGAGGCTTGA